A stretch of DNA from Anaerobacillus isosaccharinicus:
CACTATGAAAACACATCACTTTGCTGTCCTGTTAATGAAATTCCCAGTAAATTTTTTACAAATCTTCGATAAACTCATCATTTATTCCGAGAGTCTATTTCCTAATTTTAACATAATCCTCCGCTTGCATTGCTTTCTCTTTTATAAAACGAAGAGAGAACCTTTTTTAAGTCCTCTCAGGATCGTATTAGTTTTCAACTGCAAGTCTCAACTCTTCAAACCATTGAATAGTTAAAGCTTTTTCTTTTGAATTAATGAATAAATACTCTTCACCTTTTTGAATGTAAATAAATGGTGGATTGTCACGATATAAAAATAACCTTCCGTTACCTAAGCCTTCAAGACGAAATCGTCCTTTTAACCTTTCATTTAAAGCGTAACCATTCGTTCTCATTTGAACTTTTGGAAGTTTGTCTACTAGCTCAAAACTAGTTAACTCCTCTAAAGGCCATTCTACACCGTAGGTACCACTTACTTGCAATTCATTTTCCTTTATTGTCAGTTCATTTGCGCTGCCACCAACTGAAATTGCAGCACCAATTACTCCAATTGTAAACACCATCGTTACGAATAAGATGATGACATTTCTTTTCCTCGTTCTTTCTAGATCAAGCTTTGAAATGTAAAATAAATAGGCAAATAAATAAATCGTCATCACAACCCAAGAAAATAAGATCGCGTTTGAAACGTTAATAAAGTGAAGAACTAGACCTCCTAGCAAAATAAATCCTGAGTGAACCAATCCTCTTCCAGAAGCTTGAGGGTAACCATTTTTTATTAATTCCTGTTGTTCTTCTTCTGATTTCATCGCAAATCCTGAAATGAGACCATATGCTTCTTTTTTAAGAATAAGATACCCAAATAAGAAAAACATGCCGACCATCATAAGTTGAACCAATATTAGTACTATCACTTTTTCCAACACCTCACAATCACCAAATAATTCTTAAAAGAGGTTTTTAAAAATTTTTAAGAAAATCCTCGGTAAATAAACTAGACTTCGAGTAAAAGTTCATAAAACCAGTAGCCATCACCTGAGTGATCTTTCCTTTTTCGATTTTTTTCCACCTCTTCACCTTATCTGAATAACCGCTTTTGATCTTTCGTTTTCAAATAAAGCCTTAAAGTTGTTCTCACATTTATTTACGAAAAAAAATGCAATAGTTCCATTTTTATAATTAGAATGTTAATTTAGTTTAAGCAAACCCCTAAATCATTAATATCTCGCGAATATCATCTTCTGTTAGTGTTGTTGAAGTTTTCTCATCGATAATCTGCTCAATGAGATGTCGTTTTTTCTCTTGCAGTTCATCAATCTTTTCTTCAATTGAACCACGAGTAACTAGCTTTATAACCTGAACAACGTTTGTCTGACCAATGCGATGGGCACGATCTGCCGCTTGTTCCTCAACTGCTGGATTCCACCAAAGGTCATAAAGAATGACGGTGTCGGCTCCTGTTAAATTAAGTCCTGTCCCTCCAGCTTTTAAGGAAATTAGAAATAAATCACGTTCGCCTGAATTAAATCGAGTACAAGTTTCCACCCTTTCCTCTGATGGCGTTTGGCCATCTAAGTAGAAAAATGCCCTTCCTTGATCCGCTAGTTCTCTACTAATTAAACCAAGCATTTTCGTAAATTGGGAAAAAATTAAGACTCTGCGACCAGAAAGCTTTGCTTCTTCTAAAATTTGTAACAGCAGTTCAAATTTCGCGGAACTTCCTTTGTAGCTGTCAACAAATAAGGCTGGGTGACAACAAATTTGCCTTAGCCGCGTTAACCCTGCCAGGATTTTAATCTTATTTTTTCGGATTGTATCCTTGTCTAGATGCTTTAGTGTGTCATTCTTTAGCTTCGCTAAATATGCAGCATAAAGCTTTTTCTGTTCAGCAAGTAACTCCACTCTTTGGGTTAGTTCAATTTTTTCAGGGAGCTCTAAAAGAACATCTTCTTTCATTCTTCTTAGTAAAAATGGACGGATCCGCCTTGCTATTGTTTTCCTTGTCAAATTACTATATTGCTTTAAGCCTTGGAAAAGTTCAGGAAAGACGACATGAAAGATAGACCATAGCTCTTCTAATGAATTTTCGACCGGTGTACCAGTAAGGGCGAAGCGTTGACTCGCTTGAATTTTTTTCACAGCACGGGCAGTTTGCGTGACTGGATTTTTGAACGCTTGTGCCTCGTCAAAAAACACAGTGTGAAAGTTCTGTTTTTCAAACCACTTAATGTCTCGCCGTAGTAGTGGATAAGAAATAATGAGAACATCACAATCGGTCATATCCTTTTGGATCTTCATCCGCTCGTGCTTTTGGCCATCAACGACAACAGCTTGTATATCTGGTGCAAATTTCATTAATTCACTAAGCCAGTTATACGTCAATGATGACGGACAAACAATCAGCACTGGTTGCTTTTTTTCACGGATTTCAGGAAGCGCAGAAACAATGAATGTTATGCTTTGCAGCGTTTTTCCAAGTCCCATATCATCGGCGAGGATGCCGCCAAACCCAAGACTTGCAAGTTGCTTCATCCATTTGAAGCCATGAATTTGGTAGTCCCTTAAAGTTAATTTTAGACTCTCTGGCACCTCGAAACCCAATCGCTCTGGATGGCGTATTTTTTCTAAAAATTGAGTAAACGATTCCTCGATTGTGAATAGACTACCTTCGTTAACCGAGTCAATGAGTTGAAGCCCTCTTACGATTGGTAGATTTAACGTACTCTCGAGATCTTCTTTTTGGATGGGCAAAGCCTGTAAAAACTGTTGCATTTCTTCAAATTCTTTTGTTTCTAGCGACATAAGCGATCCATTACGGAGGCGATAATACTTCCGTTTTTCTTCTAGGGCCTCTAACACCTCACGAATATCATTTTCAGGAATGCCATCCAGCTCAAATTTAAATTCAAGCCAATTGGTTCTTTCTTTTTGCAACTTAATCCTAATTCGAGGTGGGATATTCCCTTTGAAAATCCTCATTTTTACAGCAGTCGTTGCGTAGATTTGAACAAATTTTTGCAGCTTAGGGACGACACTATTTAAAAACTGATATTCCAATTCTTCATTATGCAACAAGTATCCGCCGTCTGTTTTGGCAAACGAACTTTCCTCCATCATTTCAAGAATGACTTCTTCTTTTTCATAATCTCTAATTAGTGCTGACCCCGATTTTGGTTCTCGACTTTCTAGAGGGTTTAGAACAATATGTTCATAATGAAATTCCAGTCCTGCAAGAAGTTTGTTGTTTACACGATCCAAGAATAATTTGGCACTCAACGGTTTTTTCACAAGCTCGTGGGCAATGGCACTTGAAATGTGAAACTCACCTAGTCGTCTAAGACCTGGTACGACTTTTTCCAGAAAAAAATGACTTTGTTCATTTGGAATTGGAATTCGATTGGTTCCTGAAGCTTCCAACATCACCTTTAAATCAGAGAGTCGTTTGCAATCGTCAGCTTTCAGTTGAGAAAGTTTTCCATCAGCTAACACGGATTGATAGGAGCTTAAAACAACCATTTGCTTCAATCCATCTATTATTAATTGAAAACCTTTGTCTTCAGCTTTATTAAAGTCAAACCTTAATGAGAGTTGCTCTTTTGAGCGATTGAGCCCTTCGAAAATATTGCCTCCGTATTCTAGCTTTACGAGTGGCGCTCTCTCAAGTAACGGCACAAGCCTGTCCCAATAAGATGGAGAAATTAACAATTGATGGCTTGGGTTAGCCAGTAGCGACTCATCATTAGAAATTTTTTCATCAACAACGTTTTGAGCCAGCTCCATCATTACCGCATCTGTTTCCATTGAAAAACAATGGATGTTTGGATCGTAAGTAAAGAGATTAGAGAGTTTAATAGGGAGTCCTTTTTTTACATGCGCTAGAAAAGCTCTAACATTTTCAACGTTCGTTTGTCCAACCCGAACTTCTACTGCAAGCATTTGTTGTTCCTTACCAACCGGTTTCCATGTAAACTGAGCATCGATGACTTGTCTTTTTTCAAAATGAAGCTGGTGACCACTTTTTCGAATTGGTTGATCATCAAATAAGGTTAGCAAGCCATTTGTCAATACTTGATCAGATCCCGGATTGAGACTGATAGGAGTCGCCCCATTTCGCTGTTGGGCATAGATTGAAAGTAAAACAGCCGCAATATGCTGACAATCCTTATCGAAGGAGGCGAGCTTCGGGCAGCTACATTTCGACTGTAAATCTCCGTTACGATCTTTTTTGAGCGTGACATGAAAATCTTCTTTCCCGGTAACGGTTGCAAAAGTCTGATCGGAACTAGATTGTTGAAAGCTTACTTTGTTTGCACGAAAAAATGAATCCCCTCTTTTGAAGGAGACCGTTCCACACATATCTTCTATGATCTTTTTAGTTAACTTTATATTCACTTAGTTCGCTCCTTCCTCGGGATGCCCGTCATTTTAATACCGATACTGAAAAGCAGTTATTTCGATTGTATCATACGGGGGGCATAAAGTTTAACACGACACCTTCCTTTTGAACAAAAAAACACCCATTCCATATTAATAGTAATGGAGTGGGTGAGTTAGGCTTTGAAAATGCAAAAAAGGACTCTAAAATAGAGTCCTTTTATAATTATGCTTTGTTAACGTTAGTAGCTTGAAGTCCACGTTGACCTTGCTCTGTGTCAAATGTAACTCTTTGGCCTTCGTCTAAAGATTTAAATCCTTCGCCTTGGATAGCTGAGAAATGTACGAATACGTCTTCTCCACCTTCAACCTCGATGAAACCAAAACCTTTTTCTGCGTTAAACCATTTTACTGTACCTTGTTGCATGTGTGTTTCCTCCTGTTGTGGATATTTATCCACGTTTTATTACTATAGTTGCTCAATTAGATATCAAAGGCGAAAAGTTTAAACACTTATTCATTGCCATACCGCTGAACAAAAATAATTCTTACTTAGAATAACAGATAAATCTTGGAAAAGCAAATTGTATTTTAAAATTATTTTTTAAAAGTTATTTAACGCTGTTAAACCAGAGACATTTAATCAATGAATGAGATGCAAATCGTTTATTGATAGCAATATAAATCATGGGGTAAATAAGTTTTCCACTGTACTAAGAGTAAAAAAACTTGCATTCCTTGTCTAGCCGAGTATAAAATATTTTAAGTGGAATATTTTCATTTCTCATATTTTTCGGAAATTTAGGGTATACAGTTATTTAAAAATTATTGAGGTCAACTTCCTCCTTTATTAGCTGTTTTCCTATTTTTATTCTCGTTTAAAGAAATAATTTTGACCAATACTTAAATGTAAACTTACATAAAAATCAAATTCTATCCATTAGAAGATTAAGAAAAAGGAGCTAAAAAATGTTAACTAATCATTTAGATTTTAGACTTGAGCCAAGAATTTTAGAGTTATACGAAACTCATAAAGAAAGATCAGAGAAAATTGATTGGGGCTATCATGATTACCTCCCATGGGACAAGGCCCAAGATTTTCGTAGAGTCCCTTGGGATGAAAGCCAAGTAACGTTGCCAAAAGGTATTATTACTGCTGTTGAGACAGCATTACTAACTGAAGTGAATTTACCATGGTTTACTTCTCATTTAGATCAAACGTTCAAAGGTTCTCTAACTTGTATCCGTGATTTCGTTCATACTTGGACAGCTGAAGAAGATCAACATTCAAATCTTCTTGAGACTTATTTATTAATTACACGAAATGTTGATCCAAAACGACTACATCAGCTTCATAAGCAAACGGTGGAAATGGGTTGGAGTCCTGATTATGAAACGCCTTTTGAAACGATGGTCTATACTTCATTACAAGAATTGGCAACGATGGTGTTTTATAATAATGTCGCTAAAGAAGCGAAAGCATACGATAAAGATTTAGATCAACTATTAAAAAGACTCGCTAAAGATGAAACACTCCATTATGCTTTTTACCGTGATGTCATTAAATATCATTTAGAGTTAGAACCGAACTATTGTTATTACTTAGGGAAGGTTATCATGAATTTTCAAATGCCTGGAACGGTCATGCCAGACTTTGAAGATCGAATGTCAATTATCGCTAAAGAAGCAAATTATGGTCCGTTAGAATATTTTGATCAAGTGTTAGAAGCAATCATTGAATATTGGGAAATTGAAAAACTAAGACCAATCGCTCCAGAAGCTGAAAAAGCAAGGCTAGAGATTCTTGAATACCATCGAAGAATGAAGCGAATTAGAGATCGTTTTTATAATAAAAAAGCTAAATAAAATAAGGCCTCTCCCCCACTTGCTGTTTTTTCACATGGGGGGTAGGCCTTTTTTTAAAGGTTAATTAAAAAAATACATTTTTCTAGAATTTTCGAGTTTTTTCGACTATATTTAAGTGGGGATAAACTTATATGCAATGAAAGGAGTACAACTTTGACTGAAACCTTACTGATAAACTTTCTTATTCTACTTTTACCAGTTTTAATTTATTTGATTTTTCTTGAAAATAAAATCAGCTTAACTAATAAAAATTTCCTTCTCTTACTTGGGGCAATTACAACGATTCTTTGCATGAGTTATCCAATCAGATTAGAACTTGGCTTCACTTTTGACTTGCGGTATTTCCCTTTTATCATCGCTTCACTTTACGGGGGTTACAAGGTTGGCTTCCCACTATATATAGTTATAAATGTTTATCGTTTAATGATCGGAGGACCCGGTGTCTTACAGTCATTCATTTTGTCGACGGTTATTTTTCTTTTGGTGCCATTATTGCATAAAAAATTTGTGAGCTTAAGTTCACCAAAAAAAGTAGGCTGCGCTGCCATGGTCGCGCTAGGTATTATTCTTGTCTTTATTTCTACATTAACAATGTATTATGAAACATTAAATCATGAATATTGGATAGTTTCTATTAATGCAATCACTATTTATGTAGTTTGCATGACTTTAATCATGATCTTAGTTGAGCAAATTCGCCAAAACTTATTAAAACGAGAAAAACTGATCCAAGCTGAACAAATGAATGTCATTAATAACTTGTCGGCAAGCGTATCACACGAGATTAGAAATCCTCTTACCGTAACAAGTGGTTTTCTGCAACTTTTAAATCAATCAAAGACGATTTCAGGTGATGACAAACGATATGTTGAGTGGGCCTTAAAGGAGTTAAATCGCGCTGAAAAAATAGTTAGTGATTTTCTTGCGTTAGGTAAACCTCAATCACAAAACATGGTTCAATCTAACTTCAAAGAAGAAGCAGAATATGTTAAGGAAATCATCACTCCCTATGCCAACCTTCACGAAGTTACGGTACAATTAAGTTTCAATAATGAGCTAACAATAGAATATGATAAGAACCAAGTTCAACAATGCTTACTTAATCTTTATAAAAATGGCATTGAGTCAATGAAGGACAAAGGCGGCACATTAAGTGTAGACGTTTCCAGTCAAGGACATCGAATTTTAATCAAAATCGAGGATAACGGTGTTGGAATGACTAAAGAGGATATTAGTCGCCTCGGTAAGCCTTATTATTCTACGAAAGTTGAAGGAACTGGACTTGGCATGTTCATGGTTTACAATACAATTACAAAACTCGGCGGAAAAATAGACGTTCAAAGCGAACAAGGAAAAGGCACTACCTTTCATATCGCCATTCCAGTTTAGTTTATGGGTGTCAGACACCCCAAAAAGACAAAAACCCCTTAAATGTCTTTATGGAT
This window harbors:
- a CDS encoding DUF3784 domain-containing protein, producing MIVLILVQLMMVGMFFLFGYLILKKEAYGLISGFAMKSEEEQQELIKNGYPQASGRGLVHSGFILLGGLVLHFINVSNAILFSWVVMTIYLFAYLFYISKLDLERTRKRNVIILFVTMVFTIGVIGAAISVGGSANELTIKENELQVSGTYGVEWPLEELTSFELVDKLPKVQMRTNGYALNERLKGRFRLEGLGNGRLFLYRDNPPFIYIQKGEEYLFINSKEKALTIQWFEELRLAVEN
- a CDS encoding DEAD/DEAH box helicase, which gives rise to MNIKLTKKIIEDMCGTVSFKRGDSFFRANKVSFQQSSSDQTFATVTGKEDFHVTLKKDRNGDLQSKCSCPKLASFDKDCQHIAAVLLSIYAQQRNGATPISLNPGSDQVLTNGLLTLFDDQPIRKSGHQLHFEKRQVIDAQFTWKPVGKEQQMLAVEVRVGQTNVENVRAFLAHVKKGLPIKLSNLFTYDPNIHCFSMETDAVMMELAQNVVDEKISNDESLLANPSHQLLISPSYWDRLVPLLERAPLVKLEYGGNIFEGLNRSKEQLSLRFDFNKAEDKGFQLIIDGLKQMVVLSSYQSVLADGKLSQLKADDCKRLSDLKVMLEASGTNRIPIPNEQSHFFLEKVVPGLRRLGEFHISSAIAHELVKKPLSAKLFLDRVNNKLLAGLEFHYEHIVLNPLESREPKSGSALIRDYEKEEVILEMMEESSFAKTDGGYLLHNEELEYQFLNSVVPKLQKFVQIYATTAVKMRIFKGNIPPRIRIKLQKERTNWLEFKFELDGIPENDIREVLEALEEKRKYYRLRNGSLMSLETKEFEEMQQFLQALPIQKEDLESTLNLPIVRGLQLIDSVNEGSLFTIEESFTQFLEKIRHPERLGFEVPESLKLTLRDYQIHGFKWMKQLASLGFGGILADDMGLGKTLQSITFIVSALPEIREKKQPVLIVCPSSLTYNWLSELMKFAPDIQAVVVDGQKHERMKIQKDMTDCDVLIISYPLLRRDIKWFEKQNFHTVFFDEAQAFKNPVTQTARAVKKIQASQRFALTGTPVENSLEELWSIFHVVFPELFQGLKQYSNLTRKTIARRIRPFLLRRMKEDVLLELPEKIELTQRVELLAEQKKLYAAYLAKLKNDTLKHLDKDTIRKNKIKILAGLTRLRQICCHPALFVDSYKGSSAKFELLLQILEEAKLSGRRVLIFSQFTKMLGLISRELADQGRAFFYLDGQTPSEERVETCTRFNSGERDLFLISLKAGGTGLNLTGADTVILYDLWWNPAVEEQAADRAHRIGQTNVVQVIKLVTRGSIEEKIDELQEKKRHLIEQIIDEKTSTTLTEDDIREILMI
- a CDS encoding cold-shock protein, whose product is MQQGTVKWFNAEKGFGFIEVEGGEDVFVHFSAIQGEGFKSLDEGQRVTFDTEQGQRGLQATNVNKA
- a CDS encoding acyl-ACP desaturase encodes the protein MLTNHLDFRLEPRILELYETHKERSEKIDWGYHDYLPWDKAQDFRRVPWDESQVTLPKGIITAVETALLTEVNLPWFTSHLDQTFKGSLTCIRDFVHTWTAEEDQHSNLLETYLLITRNVDPKRLHQLHKQTVEMGWSPDYETPFETMVYTSLQELATMVFYNNVAKEAKAYDKDLDQLLKRLAKDETLHYAFYRDVIKYHLELEPNYCYYLGKVIMNFQMPGTVMPDFEDRMSIIAKEANYGPLEYFDQVLEAIIEYWEIEKLRPIAPEAEKARLEILEYHRRMKRIRDRFYNKKAK
- a CDS encoding ATP-binding protein → MTETLLINFLILLLPVLIYLIFLENKISLTNKNFLLLLGAITTILCMSYPIRLELGFTFDLRYFPFIIASLYGGYKVGFPLYIVINVYRLMIGGPGVLQSFILSTVIFLLVPLLHKKFVSLSSPKKVGCAAMVALGIILVFISTLTMYYETLNHEYWIVSINAITIYVVCMTLIMILVEQIRQNLLKREKLIQAEQMNVINNLSASVSHEIRNPLTVTSGFLQLLNQSKTISGDDKRYVEWALKELNRAEKIVSDFLALGKPQSQNMVQSNFKEEAEYVKEIITPYANLHEVTVQLSFNNELTIEYDKNQVQQCLLNLYKNGIESMKDKGGTLSVDVSSQGHRILIKIEDNGVGMTKEDISRLGKPYYSTKVEGTGLGMFMVYNTITKLGGKIDVQSEQGKGTTFHIAIPV